A window of the Roseovarius sp. S88 genome harbors these coding sequences:
- a CDS encoding vWA domain-containing protein: MPEYAPLDLPENPKLTHNITHFARALRKAGLPVGPGRVMDAIRAVEAAGFTSKQDFFFTLRACFVNRPEQRAVFAQVFRLYWRDPRYMEHMMSLMLPAIRGVQEDRTAKAAEKRAAEALLDGIEPEVPEARDDEGEETLIEIDASLTMSREEKLKTLDFEQMSTSEIAEAKRMLAKLRLRVKPFGSRRGMPSHTGHRIDARKTLRAAMRRGGEMRRIHLQKPRPRWPNLVVLCDISGSMSQYSRMVLHFLHAVANEKGAGWAKVHAFTFGTRLTNITRHLATRDVDAALAAAGQEAQDWEGGTRIGACLHAFNRDWSRRVMGQGAVVLLITDGLDRGEAKDLGREMERLHLSSRRLIWLNPLLRWDGFAPRATGIRAMLPHVDAFRAGHSIATLEDLAAAISKPGDLGEKARLLAAL, from the coding sequence ATGCCTGAATACGCCCCCCTCGATCTCCCCGAAAACCCCAAGCTCACGCACAACATCACCCATTTCGCGCGCGCCTTACGCAAAGCTGGCTTGCCGGTGGGGCCGGGACGGGTGATGGATGCCATTCGGGCGGTGGAGGCAGCGGGGTTTACCTCGAAACAGGATTTTTTCTTCACCCTGCGTGCCTGTTTTGTGAACCGCCCAGAGCAACGCGCGGTGTTTGCCCAAGTGTTCCGGCTCTACTGGCGGGATCCACGCTACATGGAACATATGATGTCGCTCATGCTGCCTGCGATCCGTGGCGTGCAGGAAGATCGGACGGCAAAGGCAGCCGAGAAGCGTGCGGCAGAGGCGCTTTTGGATGGTATTGAGCCGGAGGTGCCAGAGGCGCGCGACGATGAGGGCGAAGAGACGCTGATCGAGATCGACGCCTCGCTCACCATGAGCCGCGAGGAAAAGCTCAAGACGCTGGATTTTGAGCAGATGAGCACATCCGAGATCGCCGAAGCCAAGCGCATGCTGGCCAAGCTGAGGCTGCGGGTCAAACCTTTTGGCTCGCGCCGAGGGATGCCCTCTCATACCGGCCATCGCATTGACGCCCGCAAGACCCTGCGCGCGGCGATGCGGCGGGGTGGGGAGATGCGGCGCATTCACTTGCAAAAACCGCGCCCGCGCTGGCCCAACCTGGTGGTGCTCTGCGATATTTCCGGCTCGATGAGCCAGTACAGCCGCATGGTGCTGCATTTTCTGCATGCGGTGGCGAACGAGAAAGGCGCGGGCTGGGCCAAGGTGCATGCCTTCACCTTTGGCACGCGGCTCACCAACATCACCCGGCATCTGGCCACCCGTGATGTGGATGCCGCGCTGGCCGCGGCGGGCCAGGAGGCGCAGGACTGGGAAGGTGGCACGCGGATTGGGGCGTGCCTGCATGCGTTCAACCGAGACTGGTCGCGGCGGGTGATGGGGCAGGGGGCGGTGGTGCTTCTGATCACCGATGGTCTCGACCGGGGCGAGGCCAAGGATCTGGGCCGCGAGATGGAGCGGCTGCACTTGTCGTCCCGTCGCCTGATCTGGCTCAACCCGCTCTTGCGCTGGGACGGGTTTGCGCCGCGCGCCACGGGTATCCGTGCCATGTTGCCGCATGTGGATGCGTTTCGTGCAGGGCACTCCATTGCCACGCTCGAGGATCTGGCCGCAGCGATTTCAAAGCCCGGTGATCTGGGCGAAAAGGCCCGGTTATTGGCAGCGCTCTGA
- a CDS encoding SRPBCC family protein produces MTIVEKDLVLTVERTLSAPPEAVFDAWLNPEMLTKFMCPGPNATTPEAATDPKVGGRFDLIMKNGDEALPHGGVYKTIDRPRQIVFTWESPFSVEGSEVTIEFTPKGRGTHVRLTHIRFATEELRDNHNAGWTAILEKLDSEL; encoded by the coding sequence ATGACAATAGTTGAAAAAGACCTTGTTCTTACGGTCGAACGCACATTGAGCGCGCCGCCTGAAGCGGTTTTTGACGCCTGGCTGAATCCCGAGATGCTGACAAAATTCATGTGTCCCGGTCCAAACGCGACCACACCCGAAGCCGCAACCGACCCTAAAGTCGGGGGGCGGTTTGATCTGATCATGAAAAACGGTGACGAGGCCCTGCCCCATGGTGGTGTCTACAAGACGATCGACCGTCCACGACAGATCGTGTTTACCTGGGAAAGTCCGTTTAGCGTTGAAGGTAGCGAAGTGACCATCGAGTTCACGCCCAAAGGGCGCGGGACGCATGTGCGCCTGACCCATATCCGCTTTGCAACCGAAGAGCTGCGTGACAACCACAACGCCGGCTGGACCGCGATTCTGGAAAAGCTCGATAGCGAGCTTTAA
- a CDS encoding XdhC family protein — protein MTDRFDNIPEIALDWHRAGKGVALATVVETWGSAPRRVGSQLVISGEAEIEGSVSGGCVEGAVVAEALDAIEEGKPVMLEYGVSDGDAFAVGLACGGTIRVLVEPIGTVMPVALLEGLVEARAARRPVACITGINAERRLVREGFAERFRMDRSGFEDDGETFVAIHNPPLRLIIVGAVHIAQALVPMARIAGFDPLLIDPRESFGSEARFPGETILHDWPDEGVAAYGLDTRTALVLLTHDPKLDDPALEAGLRSSVFYIGALGSTRTHAKRVSRLEEKGFSQAEIARINGPIGLDIGATSPSEIAVAILAQMIGVLRRGA, from the coding sequence ATGACAGACCGCTTCGACAACATCCCTGAAATCGCCCTCGATTGGCACCGCGCGGGCAAGGGCGTGGCGCTGGCCACAGTCGTGGAAACCTGGGGCAGTGCGCCGCGGCGTGTGGGCAGCCAGCTTGTGATCTCCGGCGAGGCCGAGATCGAAGGGTCGGTCTCGGGTGGTTGTGTCGAGGGTGCGGTGGTAGCCGAGGCGTTGGATGCCATAGAAGAGGGCAAGCCGGTCATGTTGGAATATGGCGTGAGCGATGGCGATGCTTTTGCCGTTGGTTTGGCCTGTGGCGGGACGATCCGGGTTCTGGTGGAACCAATTGGCACGGTGATGCCCGTCGCCCTTTTGGAGGGGCTGGTCGAGGCACGCGCGGCGCGTCGGCCAGTGGCCTGTATAACGGGTATCAACGCCGAACGACGGCTGGTGCGTGAGGGATTTGCCGAGCGTTTCCGTATGGACCGCTCGGGGTTTGAGGACGACGGCGAGACGTTTGTGGCCATCCACAACCCGCCCTTGCGGCTGATCATCGTGGGGGCTGTGCATATTGCCCAAGCGCTGGTGCCCATGGCGCGGATTGCGGGGTTTGATCCGCTGCTCATTGACCCCCGTGAAAGCTTTGGCTCAGAGGCGCGCTTTCCCGGTGAGACAATCCTGCATGATTGGCCTGATGAGGGCGTGGCGGCCTATGGGCTTGATACCCGCACGGCGCTGGTGTTGCTCACGCATGATCCCAAGCTTGATGATCCCGCACTGGAAGCGGGGCTGCGTTCGTCTGTGTTTTACATCGGCGCGCTCGGCTCAACCCGGACCCATGCCAAGCGGGTGTCGCGCCTTGAAGAGAAAGGATTCTCGCAGGCAGAGATTGCCCGCATCAATGGCCCGATTGGGCTGGACATCGGCGCGACGAGCCCGTCCGAGATTGCCGTGGCAATCCTTGCGCAGATGATCGGTGTGCTGAGGCGGGGCGCATGA
- a CDS encoding molybdopterin-binding protein — translation MKFASVPLASAEGAILAHSERLADGRLRKGQVLRAEDVERLRAAGLTHVTVAELETGDVHEDLAAQVLAKATLGDAEKLSLSQPFTGRVNLIADAPGVVLVDADKVTAANEIDPTITLATVAPYFQVHAGGMVATVKIIAYGVPETALTQAAKSARDAIRLATPRYATASLIVSDTAEGPGLRGVEAIRDRLSGLGMRLSQTLSCPHEVPALSDAIASASGDIILILTGSATSDARDTAPEALREAGGEVTRFGIPVDPGNLLFLGNLKDQPVIGLPNSARSPVLHGADWVLARVACGVPIADRDFAAMGVGGLLKEIPTRPQPRRAGRS, via the coding sequence ATGAAATTTGCCTCTGTTCCTTTGGCCAGTGCAGAGGGAGCGATCCTTGCCCACTCTGAACGTCTTGCCGATGGGCGCCTGCGCAAAGGGCAGGTATTGCGCGCCGAGGATGTTGAGCGCCTCCGCGCAGCGGGTTTGACCCACGTCACGGTGGCTGAGCTTGAAACTGGCGATGTGCATGAAGACCTCGCGGCGCAGGTTTTGGCCAAGGCCACGCTTGGAGATGCCGAGAAGTTAAGCCTGAGCCAGCCGTTCACGGGTCGTGTCAACCTGATTGCTGATGCGCCGGGCGTGGTGCTTGTTGATGCCGACAAAGTAACAGCGGCCAATGAAATTGACCCCACGATCACTCTGGCAACCGTCGCGCCATATTTTCAGGTGCACGCAGGCGGCATGGTCGCGACGGTCAAGATCATAGCTTATGGCGTGCCCGAGACCGCTCTCACTCAGGCGGCCAAATCAGCGCGTGATGCAATCCGCTTGGCAACACCGCGCTATGCGACGGCCAGCCTGATTGTCAGCGACACCGCCGAGGGGCCGGGCCTGCGCGGGGTGGAAGCCATTCGCGACAGGCTCTCGGGGTTGGGGATGCGGCTGAGCCAGACACTAAGCTGCCCGCACGAGGTTCCGGCTTTGTCAGACGCGATTGCCTCGGCGTCGGGGGATATCATCCTGATCCTCACCGGCTCGGCCACATCCGATGCGCGCGACACCGCGCCTGAGGCCCTGCGTGAGGCAGGCGGAGAGGTCACGCGCTTTGGCATTCCAGTGGACCCCGGTAATCTGCTTTTTCTGGGGAATCTGAAGGACCAACCGGTCATTGGCCTGCCCAATAGCGCGCGTTCGCCAGTGCTGCATGGCGCCGACTGGGTGCTGGCGCGGGTGGCTTGTGGCGTGCCGATTGCTGACCGTGATTTTGCCGCGATGGGGGTGGGTGGATTGCTCAAGGAAATCCCGACGCGGCCGCAACCGCGCCGGGCAGGCAGGTCTTAA
- a CDS encoding ArsR/SmtB family transcription factor codes for MVEQESPPQLTELFKATSDPTRRAILTLLAQHGPLRVTDIAGHFDMSLNAVSKHIKVLEVADLVRRRTEWREHLMEVNMEPLRAIDLWFDDLRSIWALRLEALDDILKKEKSE; via the coding sequence ATGGTTGAACAAGAATCACCGCCACAACTCACAGAGCTGTTTAAGGCCACCAGCGACCCCACACGCCGCGCCATCCTGACCCTTCTGGCCCAGCACGGGCCGCTGCGGGTCACGGATATTGCCGGGCATTTCGACATGTCCCTGAACGCAGTCTCCAAGCACATTAAGGTGCTGGAGGTCGCAGATCTGGTGCGCCGGCGCACGGAATGGCGCGAGCACCTGATGGAAGTGAACATGGAGCCCCTGCGCGCCATCGACCTGTGGTTTGACGATTTGCGTTCGATCTGGGCCCTCCGGTTGGAGGCCCTCGATGACATTCTCAAAAAGGAAAAATCCGAATGA
- the alr gene encoding alanine racemase: MSTGQLTIDLDAIVANWRALDAKTAGETAAVVKADAYGLGMARVARALARAGVRTFCVAVAEEGATLREALGPGPAIHVFSGHMAGDADMIRDMDLMPMINSVDQLIRHLEAAPLARFGIQLDTGMNRLGMEPPEWAAVREMALAAHPLLIMSHLACADEPDHPMNAQQLAAFTEMTEGLNVPRSLAATGGILLGEAFHFDLCRPGVGLYGGLPFAEATAVASLDLPVIQCRDLTEGETVGYGNTFTARKPTRIATVSSGYADGIIRAMGPKTILYADGVPCPVAGRISMDSISVDITEMTSDPKALRLLGPDQTVDDLAKNSGTIGYEILTSLGARYARRYSGG; this comes from the coding sequence ATGAGCACCGGACAGCTGACCATTGATCTTGATGCCATCGTCGCCAACTGGCGGGCGCTGGATGCCAAAACCGCGGGCGAAACCGCCGCTGTGGTCAAGGCAGATGCCTACGGTCTGGGCATGGCGCGCGTGGCGCGCGCGCTGGCCCGTGCTGGGGTTAGGACGTTTTGCGTCGCAGTCGCTGAGGAAGGTGCCACTCTGCGCGAAGCTCTAGGCCCTGGCCCGGCCATTCATGTCTTTTCAGGCCATATGGCCGGTGACGCCGACATGATCCGCGATATGGACCTCATGCCGATGATCAATTCGGTTGATCAGCTCATCCGCCATCTTGAGGCCGCGCCGCTGGCGCGGTTTGGGATTCAGCTTGATACCGGGATGAACCGGCTTGGAATGGAGCCACCCGAATGGGCCGCTGTACGGGAAATGGCGCTGGCCGCCCATCCGCTTCTGATCATGTCGCACCTTGCCTGCGCCGATGAGCCGGACCATCCGATGAACGCGCAACAACTTGCGGCCTTTACCGAGATGACCGAGGGGCTGAATGTGCCGCGTTCGCTGGCGGCGACAGGCGGAATTCTTTTGGGCGAGGCCTTTCATTTTGATCTCTGCCGCCCCGGCGTGGGTCTTTATGGCGGTCTGCCCTTTGCGGAGGCCACCGCTGTGGCCAGCCTTGATCTGCCGGTGATACAGTGCCGGGATCTCACCGAGGGAGAAACCGTGGGCTATGGCAACACCTTCACAGCCAGGAAACCCACCCGCATCGCCACCGTGTCGTCTGGCTATGCCGATGGCATCATTCGGGCCATGGGACCAAAGACCATTCTCTATGCGGACGGTGTGCCCTGCCCTGTTGCAGGCCGGATTTCAATGGATTCGATCAGCGTTGACATCACTGAAATGACCAGCGATCCCAAAGCGTTGCGACTTCTTGGTCCGGATCAGACTGTTGATGATCTGGCCAAGAATTCGGGTACAATCGGCTATGAAATCCTGACGTCTCTGGGCGCGCGCTACGCGCGGCGTTACAGCGGCGGATGA
- a CDS encoding phosphoadenosine phosphosulfate reductase, whose product MSSDYPSVLDISLSGLSWEEWLERLAAAMPPDGYAKSLGSKHGAVYIAGKPTLLVSFEAFDTLSDTSTDAQPVGWQMAKALGWSHLCLTCTGRTWFREGRVYGFFDELIDDGFFEEFDQVIFYGAGPCGYAAAAYSVASPGARVLAIQPQATLDPRLTEWDDRFRRMRRLDFTTRYGYAPDMLDAADKAFILYDPEIEEDAMHAALFKRSNVTRFRMRFMGPRLDQGLIRMKVLLRLLAQMSADKLDILSLARLFRVRREDPPYLKSALARLEDGGRLYLTAQFCNHVLQNTPGPRFRRALRAAYERAEEQSVLMPERDFL is encoded by the coding sequence ATGAGTTCCGATTATCCTTCTGTGCTGGACATCTCTTTGTCCGGGCTCAGCTGGGAAGAATGGCTGGAACGGTTGGCCGCCGCCATGCCGCCTGACGGGTATGCGAAATCCTTGGGATCCAAGCACGGCGCTGTCTATATCGCCGGAAAACCGACCCTTCTGGTGAGCTTTGAAGCCTTTGACACCCTGAGCGACACGTCGACTGATGCCCAACCGGTCGGCTGGCAAATGGCCAAGGCTCTGGGCTGGTCGCATCTCTGCCTGACTTGCACAGGGCGCACCTGGTTCCGTGAAGGACGGGTCTACGGCTTTTTCGATGAACTGATTGATGATGGGTTCTTTGAGGAGTTTGATCAGGTGATTTTTTACGGCGCGGGTCCCTGTGGATATGCCGCCGCTGCCTATTCAGTGGCCTCTCCGGGCGCGCGCGTCTTGGCTATTCAGCCGCAAGCCACGCTCGATCCGCGTCTCACCGAATGGGATGACCGGTTTCGCCGCATGCGCCGTCTCGATTTCACCACGCGGTACGGCTATGCGCCAGATATGCTGGATGCCGCCGACAAGGCGTTCATTCTTTACGATCCGGAAATCGAAGAAGACGCCATGCATGCCGCCCTCTTCAAACGCTCCAATGTGACGCGTTTTCGCATGCGATTTATGGGCCCCCGTTTGGATCAGGGACTTATTCGCATGAAAGTGCTGTTGCGCCTACTGGCTCAGATGAGCGCCGACAAGCTCGACATCCTAAGCCTTGCACGCCTGTTCCGTGTCCGGCGCGAAGACCCGCCCTACCTCAAATCTGCCCTGGCAAGGCTGGAGGATGGCGGCCGGCTCTATCTCACGGCTCAGTTTTGCAATCACGTACTGCAGAATACGCCCGGACCACGGTTTCGCCGCGCGCTGCGCGCCGCCTATGAACGTGCAGAGGAACAAAGTGTCTTGATGCCTGAACGGGACTTTCTCTAG
- the pyrC gene encoding dihydroorotase, with protein MSQSLTIPRPDDWHLHLRDGAVLRAVLPETARHFGRAIIMPNLVPPVVTGKDAAAYRDRILSALPEGMVFEPLMTLYLTEDTDAEDVAAAHKNGLIKAVKLYPAGATTNSASGVRDFDKVRGVLEKMAEIDLPLCVHGEVTDSEIDIFDREAVFIDRVLDPLRRAMPGLRVVMEHITTQDGVDYVKANKADLGATITTHHLVINRNHLLVGGIRPHYYCLPVAKREEHRLALRAAATSGDARFFLGTDSAPHTDPNKESACGCAGCFTATNTLSILTEVFEQENALDNLAGFASENGPAFYGLPVNTETVTLTKGEPISYPQKIDTEDGPVTLFDPQMPLHWRVT; from the coding sequence ATGAGCCAGAGCCTGACCATCCCCCGCCCTGATGATTGGCATTTGCACCTGCGTGATGGTGCCGTATTGCGTGCCGTTCTACCCGAAACCGCCCGGCATTTCGGCCGCGCGATCATCATGCCCAATCTGGTGCCACCCGTGGTGACCGGTAAGGACGCCGCCGCCTATCGGGATCGCATTCTGTCGGCGCTGCCGGAGGGCATGGTATTTGAGCCTCTGATGACACTTTACCTGACCGAGGACACCGACGCGGAAGATGTCGCCGCAGCCCACAAAAACGGATTGATCAAGGCGGTGAAACTCTATCCGGCTGGCGCTACCACCAACTCTGCATCTGGCGTAAGAGATTTTGATAAAGTTCGCGGCGTATTGGAAAAAATGGCTGAAATCGACCTGCCGCTTTGTGTCCATGGTGAGGTCACCGATTCTGAGATCGATATTTTCGACCGCGAGGCTGTGTTCATCGATCGCGTTCTGGATCCGCTACGGCGCGCCATGCCGGGTCTGCGGGTGGTTATGGAACATATCACCACGCAGGACGGCGTCGACTACGTGAAAGCAAACAAGGCCGATCTTGGCGCGACCATCACCACTCATCATCTGGTGATCAACCGCAATCATCTTTTGGTGGGAGGCATCCGACCGCATTACTACTGCCTGCCCGTGGCCAAACGCGAAGAACATCGCCTGGCCCTTCGCGCGGCGGCCACCAGCGGCGACGCCCGCTTTTTCCTCGGCACCGACAGCGCGCCGCATACGGATCCCAACAAGGAAAGCGCCTGCGGCTGCGCGGGGTGTTTCACGGCAACCAACACGCTCTCGATCCTGACCGAAGTGTTCGAACAAGAAAATGCGCTCGACAACCTCGCCGGGTTTGCCTCAGAGAACGGCCCCGCCTTCTATGGCCTGCCGGTCAACACCGAGACAGTCACACTGACCAAGGGCGAACCCATTAGCTACCCGCAAAAGATCGACACCGAAGACGGCCCTGTCACTCTGTTCGATCCGCAAATGCCGCTGCATTGGCGGGTGACTTGA
- a CDS encoding replicative DNA helicase: protein MTEIASLNTNDTGVENLETMPHSIEAEQQLLGAILTNNDIYDRVANLISPQHFYDPVHARIFETAAARIAKGNLASPVTLKTFLEDDEGLKELGGPAYLARLAGAAISAFAARDYAQMIYDMAVRRELIGLGHEIAGKAIRAEVDSEPRDQIVEAEQKLYKLSEQGQSETGFQSFLKAVTDAVNVANAAYQRDGGLAGMSTGLTDMDKKLGGLHRSDLLILAGRPSMGKTSLATNIAFNIAKAYKRGALPDGSEGAVDGGVVGFYSLEMSAEQLAARVLSEASEVPSEQIRRGDMTEAEFRRFVEAAKTLESCPLYIDDTPALPISQLAARARRLKRTHGLDVLIVDYLQLVRPASAKDSRVNEVSEITQGLKAIAKELDIPVVALSQLSRQVESRDDKRPQLSDLRESGSIEQDADVVMFVFREEYYAEREKPSEDKLEETAAWQERMERLHGRAEVIIGKQRHGPIGTVELSFEGRFTRFGNLVKPWQQDSQEF, encoded by the coding sequence ATGACAGAAATTGCGAGCTTAAACACCAACGATACAGGCGTCGAAAATCTTGAGACGATGCCGCATTCCATTGAAGCTGAACAACAGCTCTTGGGTGCGATCCTGACCAATAACGACATCTATGATCGGGTGGCCAACCTGATCAGCCCGCAGCATTTCTACGATCCCGTCCATGCGCGGATATTCGAGACCGCGGCAGCGCGCATCGCCAAGGGCAACCTGGCCTCTCCAGTGACGCTGAAAACCTTTCTCGAAGATGACGAGGGACTGAAGGAACTTGGCGGCCCGGCCTATCTTGCACGACTGGCCGGTGCCGCCATTTCTGCCTTCGCCGCGCGCGATTATGCACAGATGATCTATGACATGGCCGTGCGCCGCGAACTCATTGGCCTCGGCCATGAAATTGCTGGCAAGGCTATCCGCGCCGAGGTGGATAGCGAGCCGCGCGATCAGATCGTGGAGGCTGAGCAAAAGCTCTACAAGCTCTCCGAACAAGGTCAGTCCGAGACCGGATTTCAGAGCTTTCTCAAGGCCGTAACGGACGCCGTTAATGTTGCTAACGCCGCCTATCAGCGCGATGGCGGCCTCGCAGGCATGTCCACAGGCCTCACGGACATGGACAAAAAACTGGGTGGCTTGCACCGCTCGGACCTTCTTATTCTCGCAGGGCGCCCTTCGATGGGCAAAACCTCCCTTGCGACCAATATCGCTTTCAATATCGCGAAAGCCTACAAACGCGGGGCGCTTCCCGATGGCTCTGAAGGGGCTGTCGATGGCGGTGTCGTGGGCTTCTATTCGCTCGAAATGAGCGCCGAGCAGCTCGCCGCGCGGGTTCTGTCAGAGGCATCAGAAGTGCCCTCTGAACAGATCCGGCGCGGCGACATGACCGAAGCGGAGTTTCGCCGCTTCGTCGAGGCGGCCAAAACGCTCGAATCGTGCCCTCTTTACATCGACGACACCCCCGCTTTGCCTATCTCCCAGCTTGCGGCGCGTGCCCGTCGGCTGAAGCGGACGCATGGGCTGGATGTCCTGATTGTGGACTATCTCCAGCTCGTGCGCCCCGCTTCGGCGAAAGACAGCCGTGTGAACGAAGTCTCTGAAATCACACAAGGATTGAAGGCGATTGCCAAAGAGCTGGATATCCCTGTGGTGGCCCTCTCGCAGCTCAGCCGTCAGGTGGAATCGCGCGATGATAAACGCCCACAGTTGAGCGACCTGCGTGAATCTGGCTCCATTGAGCAAGATGCGGATGTGGTGATGTTCGTGTTCCGCGAAGAATATTACGCCGAGCGCGAAAAACCGTCCGAGGACAAGCTGGAAGAAACCGCCGCCTGGCAGGAACGCATGGAGCGTCTGCACGGCCGCGCCGAGGTGATCATCGGCAAACAACGCCATGGACCAATCGGGACCGTGGAACTGAGCTTCGAGGGCCGCTTCACCCGGTTTGGCAATCTTGTCAAACCCTGGCAGCAGGACAGTCAGGAGTTCTGA
- a CDS encoding AAA family ATPase yields MTALETIDDVDRLLAGQNYVCDRALSTVVFLALRLGRPIFLEGEAGVGKTEIAKALATGLGRRLIRLQCYEGLDASSAVYEWNFAQQMIAIRAAEAAGEVKSEALNTALFSEEFLIERPLLEAMRPQEGGPPVLLIDELDRTDEPFEAFLLEALSDFQVTIPELGTIAASEPPIVVLTSNRTREVHDALKRRCLYHWVDYPSFEREIEILHARAPEAAASLSHEVVAFVQQLRTEDLFKKPGVAETIDWAKCLLALDVISLSPEVIADTLGAILKYQDDIAKLQGSEAKRILDEAKASLEIA; encoded by the coding sequence ATGACCGCACTGGAGACGATAGACGATGTAGATCGGCTTTTGGCCGGGCAGAACTATGTCTGCGACCGGGCTCTGAGCACCGTTGTGTTTCTGGCGCTGCGGCTGGGGCGGCCGATTTTCCTGGAAGGCGAGGCCGGGGTGGGAAAGACCGAGATTGCCAAGGCATTAGCCACCGGGCTGGGCCGGCGGCTCATTCGGCTGCAATGCTATGAGGGGTTGGATGCATCGAGCGCGGTTTATGAATGGAATTTCGCGCAGCAGATGATCGCCATTCGAGCGGCGGAAGCGGCGGGGGAGGTCAAAAGCGAGGCATTGAACACAGCGCTCTTTAGTGAAGAATTCCTGATCGAGCGCCCCTTGCTTGAGGCCATGCGCCCGCAGGAGGGTGGGCCTCCAGTGCTTCTGATTGACGAGTTGGACCGTACAGACGAGCCGTTTGAGGCTTTCCTACTCGAAGCTCTCAGTGATTTTCAGGTAACGATCCCGGAATTGGGCACAATCGCGGCATCCGAGCCGCCCATTGTGGTTCTGACGTCAAACCGCACCCGCGAGGTGCATGACGCCCTCAAACGGCGCTGCCTCTATCATTGGGTGGATTACCCCAGTTTCGAGCGTGAAATCGAGATCCTGCACGCCCGCGCCCCCGAAGCCGCCGCGAGCCTCAGCCATGAGGTGGTGGCCTTTGTGCAGCAGCTGCGCACCGAAGATCTGTTTAAAAAGCCCGGCGTGGCCGAAACCATAGACTGGGCCAAATGCCTTCTGGCGCTTGATGTGATCAGCCTCAGTCCCGAAGTTATCGCCGACACGCTGGGCGCGATCCTGAAATATCAGGATGACATTGCCAAGCTGCAGGGATCAGAGGCCAAGCGGATCTTGGATGAGGCGAAGGCGAGTTTGGAGATCGCTTAG
- a CDS encoding orotate phosphoribosyltransferase has translation MIPSTYPDQAEIARLTARMLLEIEAVHFNAEDPFTLASGLPSPTYIDCRKLISFPRIRSTLMDFMTVTVMRNAGFEAFTNIAGGETAGIPFSALVAERMALPMSYVRKKPKGYGRNARIEGVMGETDRVLLVEDLTTDGGSKLSFVDAIRETGASCGHTAVIFYYGIFPETEKTLGDHGVMLHHLCTWWDVLAEARAQGTFDAASLDGVESFLQDPRAWQAARG, from the coding sequence ATGATTCCAAGCACCTATCCCGACCAAGCCGAGATCGCCCGCCTCACGGCGCGCATGCTTCTGGAAATCGAAGCGGTGCATTTTAACGCGGAAGACCCCTTCACACTGGCCAGCGGCCTTCCCAGCCCGACCTATATCGACTGTCGCAAGCTCATCTCCTTCCCGCGCATCAGGTCCACGCTGATGGATTTTATGACCGTCACCGTGATGCGCAACGCAGGGTTTGAAGCTTTCACCAATATCGCGGGCGGCGAAACCGCAGGCATCCCTTTTTCTGCACTCGTGGCCGAACGCATGGCCCTGCCGATGAGCTATGTGCGCAAAAAGCCCAAGGGATATGGGCGCAACGCCCGGATCGAAGGCGTGATGGGCGAGACTGACCGCGTGCTTCTGGTTGAGGATCTGACTACCGATGGGGGCTCAAAGCTGAGCTTTGTCGATGCCATACGAGAGACAGGTGCCAGCTGTGGCCACACGGCTGTGATCTTCTACTACGGCATTTTTCCTGAGACTGAGAAAACACTCGGGGATCACGGCGTAATGCTGCATCACCTGTGCACCTGGTGGGACGTGCTGGCCGAGGCGCGGGCGCAGGGTACCTTTGACGCCGCCTCACTTGATGGTGTCGAATCGTTTCTGCAAGACCCGCGCGCCTGGCAGGCCGCGCGCGGCTGA